In one Corythoichthys intestinalis isolate RoL2023-P3 chromosome 16, ASM3026506v1, whole genome shotgun sequence genomic region, the following are encoded:
- the LOC130904683 gene encoding cdc42 effector protein 4-like, whose product MPILKQLVSGSSQKTRRSRSDLTREMISAPLGDFRHTMHVGRSGDAFGDTSFLSTRSGEPPAQTASFPGSPRPGLLSRTFRSSKRSQSTTRVDHPPAVSEGSPTYVKNAMSLPFLNDDVGSPSQSPLKQSGDSVAATANAVHFLELEERRFGEPGELPERWSPPDGGMKHAESVMSFHVDLGPSMLGDILGVMEKEDDDLGYEEGKSSEGRASPPLSAHEDDDRAEKMATSTVEYTEAPPRPEPEGPYTPRYTPEVLPKHLRQADSCSVSSSGSAALDEKAHVYAGDTDSATFSAPPEEESNFSSFLDDDDDDEIRV is encoded by the coding sequence ATGCCGATCCTCAAGCAACTGGTGTCGGGCTCGTCACAGAAGACGCGGCGTTCCCGCAGCGACCTGACTCGCGAGATGATCAGCGCACCACTGGGCGACTTCCGCCACACAATGCACGTGGGCCGCAGCGGCGACGCTTTCGGTGACACCTCCTTCCTGAGCACGCGCTCAGGCGAGCCCCCTGCCCAGACCGCCTCCTTCCCTGGCTCCCCTAGGCCGGGTTTGCTTTCGCGCACCTTCCGGAGCAGCAAGCGCTCCCAGTCCACGACCCGCGTAGACCACCCTCCTGCAGTCTCCGAAGGCTCGCCGACTTATGTGAAGAACGCCATGTCGTTGCCGTTCCTCAACGACGACGTCGGGAGCCCGTCGCAGAGTCCGCTGAAGCAATCCGGGGACAGCGTCGCCGCCACGGCTAACGCCGTGCACTTCCTAGAGCTGGAGGAGCGCCGTTTCGGGGAACCCGGCGAGCTCCCCGAAAGATGGAGCCCCCCAGACGGCGGGATGAAGCACGCCGAGTCAGTCATGTCCTTCCACGTGGACCTCGGGCCGTCCATGCTGGGCGACATCCTCGGCGTTATGGAGAAGGAGGATGACGATCTCGGCTACGAGGAAGGAAAAAGCAGCGAAGGCCGCGCCTCCCCACCTCTTAGCGCCCACGAAGACGACGACCGCGCCGAAAAAATGGCAACCTCGACAGTAGAGTACACGGAAGCGCCTCCAAGACCCGAGCCGGAGGGTCCGTACACCCCCCGGTACACTCCGGAGGTCCTCCCCAAACACTTGAGGCAAGCGGACAGCTGCTCTGTATCCAGCTCTGGCTCGGCCGCCCTGGACGAGAAGGCCCACGTGTATGCAGGAGACACGGACAGCGCCACCTTCAGTGCCCCTCCAGAAGAGGAGAGCAACTTCTCGTCTTTCCTAGACGACGATGACGACGATGAGATTCGCGTATGA